One window from the genome of Roseisolibacter agri encodes:
- a CDS encoding DEAD/DEAH box helicase → MTAPEIDDGGFRALGLHPSILDALTALGYEEPTPIQQAAIPTLLAGRDLLGQAATGTGKTAAFALPLLHRLMAQGDRGIERRRAPGALVLVPTRELAMQVAEAIHKYGKGFGARVLAVYGGTPMEQQLRALSRGVDVVVGTPGRLLDHINRRSLDLSHVVTAVLDEADEMLDMGFADELEAILEKLPPATEGRQTALFSATMPPRIAAIGARHLHEPERVSIARERVAPGAAPRVRQIAYVVNRQHKLAALGRVLDMEAPTSAIVFCRTRGEVDELTESLAGRGYRAEALHGGLSQDQRDRVMRRFREGNTELLIATDVAARGLDVEHLSHVVNYDLPNSPDVYTHRIGRTGRAGREGVAITLAQPREHRLLRNIEELTGQPIRVEAVPSVVDLRTRRLELLRASLREAIVADGFDQYRAVVESLAEEFDIMDVAMAAVQLAHAAEGGTAEEEDAEEIPSLSFPSGRGGPRDARGRDGRGPRQDRFGGRDRGDRGDRFERGERPARGDRPERPERAPRGDFARERSFERPMRETREPRDRGGFERPSERGGFAPREDRGYVRERGPQRGFDDARGPRARDGRELRDPRDRDPRDRDARGPRRGGGGDTARVFVGLGKQAGLRPADLVGAIANEAGVDAREIGAIDIADRFALVEVPGNAADRVVRALRDTTIRGRKVDARRDRDES, encoded by the coding sequence ATGACCGCGCCCGAGATCGACGACGGCGGCTTCCGCGCCCTCGGCCTCCACCCGTCCATCCTCGACGCGCTGACCGCGCTGGGCTACGAGGAGCCGACGCCCATTCAGCAGGCGGCCATCCCGACGCTGCTCGCCGGCCGCGACCTGCTGGGCCAGGCGGCCACGGGCACCGGCAAGACGGCCGCGTTCGCGCTGCCGCTGCTGCACCGGCTGATGGCGCAGGGCGACCGCGGCATCGAGCGCCGCCGCGCCCCGGGCGCGCTGGTGCTGGTGCCGACGCGCGAGCTCGCGATGCAGGTCGCGGAGGCGATCCACAAGTACGGGAAGGGCTTCGGCGCGCGCGTGCTGGCCGTCTACGGCGGCACGCCGATGGAGCAGCAGCTGCGCGCGCTGTCGCGCGGCGTCGACGTGGTGGTGGGCACGCCGGGCCGCCTGCTCGACCACATCAACCGCCGCTCGCTCGACCTGTCGCACGTCGTGACGGCGGTGCTCGACGAGGCCGACGAGATGCTCGACATGGGCTTCGCCGACGAGCTGGAGGCGATCCTCGAGAAGCTGCCGCCCGCGACGGAGGGGCGGCAGACGGCGCTGTTCAGCGCGACCATGCCGCCGCGCATCGCGGCCATCGGCGCGCGCCACCTGCACGAGCCGGAGCGCGTGTCCATCGCGCGCGAGCGCGTCGCGCCGGGCGCCGCGCCACGCGTGCGCCAGATCGCGTACGTCGTGAACCGCCAGCACAAGCTGGCGGCGCTCGGCCGCGTGCTCGACATGGAGGCGCCGACGTCGGCGATCGTCTTCTGCCGCACGCGCGGCGAGGTGGACGAGCTCACGGAGTCGCTGGCCGGCCGCGGCTATCGCGCCGAGGCGCTGCACGGCGGCCTGTCGCAGGATCAGCGCGACCGCGTGATGCGCCGCTTCCGCGAGGGGAACACGGAGCTGCTGATCGCCACCGACGTGGCGGCGCGCGGCCTCGACGTCGAGCACCTGTCGCACGTCGTGAACTACGACCTGCCGAACTCGCCCGACGTCTACACGCACCGCATCGGCCGCACGGGGCGCGCGGGGCGCGAGGGCGTGGCGATCACGCTCGCGCAGCCGCGCGAGCACCGCCTGCTGCGCAACATCGAGGAGCTCACGGGCCAGCCGATCCGCGTCGAGGCGGTGCCGTCGGTCGTGGACCTGCGCACGCGCCGCCTGGAGCTGCTGCGCGCGTCGCTGCGCGAGGCGATCGTCGCCGACGGCTTCGACCAGTACCGCGCGGTCGTCGAGTCGCTGGCCGAGGAGTTCGACATCATGGACGTCGCGATGGCGGCCGTGCAGCTCGCGCACGCGGCCGAGGGCGGCACGGCGGAGGAGGAGGACGCGGAGGAGATCCCGTCGCTCAGCTTCCCGTCGGGGCGCGGCGGTCCGCGCGATGCGCGCGGCCGCGACGGCCGCGGCCCGCGGCAGGACCGCTTCGGCGGGCGCGATCGCGGCGACCGTGGGGACCGGTTCGAGCGCGGCGAGCGTCCGGCGCGCGGCGATCGTCCGGAGCGTCCCGAGCGCGCGCCGCGCGGCGACTTCGCGCGCGAGCGGAGCTTCGAGCGTCCGATGCGCGAGACGCGCGAGCCGCGCGATCGCGGCGGCTTCGAGCGGCCGTCGGAGCGCGGTGGCTTCGCGCCGCGCGAGGACCGCGGCTACGTGCGCGAGCGTGGCCCGCAGCGCGGCTTCGACGATGCGCGCGGCCCGCGGGCGCGTGACGGGCGCGAGCTGCGCGATCCGCGCGACCGCGATCCGCGCGACCGCGACGCGCGCGGCCCGCGTCGTGGCGGTGGCGGCGACACGGCGCGCGTCTTCGTGGGCCTCGGCAAGCAGGCGGGCCTGCGGCCGGCGGACCTCGTGGGCGCGATCGCCAACGAGGCGGGCGTGGACGCGCGCGAGATCGGCGCGATCGACATCGCCGACCGCTTCGCGCTGGTCGAGGTGCCGGGCAACGCGGCGGACCGCGTCGTGCGCGCGCTGCGCGACACGACCATCCGCGGCCGCAAGGTGGACGCGCGGCGCGACCGCGACGAGTCGTGA
- the bla gene encoding subclass B1 metallo-beta-lactamase yields the protein MTTARGVVAGVVLTLAAACARPRQPTLAPDDPLLAPQTAALDARPGDVRVAHDVLVRQLAPGVWMHVSLGAFSGPSGRTWYPSNGLLLDAPDGGMVLIDTGWNDAQTVALLDWAERRHRRPVRRAVITHAHEDRLGGLSALRVRGVPAVSLALTAALARAGGAAPPDSIPGLAAAPQRDPAGFELRFPGAGHAPDNIVVYVPAARLLFGGCLVKPDTATTVGNIADADVANWPRAVAAVRTAYPDARLVVPGHGAVGGPSALTWTERLIAEQGTAAAERLRRP from the coding sequence GTGACCACGGCGCGTGGCGTCGTCGCGGGCGTCGTGCTGACGCTCGCGGCGGCCTGCGCGCGGCCGCGGCAGCCCACGCTCGCGCCCGACGACCCGCTCCTCGCCCCGCAGACGGCGGCGCTGGACGCGCGACCCGGCGACGTGCGCGTCGCGCACGACGTGCTGGTGCGGCAGCTCGCGCCCGGCGTCTGGATGCACGTCTCGCTCGGCGCCTTCTCGGGACCGAGCGGGCGTACGTGGTATCCGTCGAACGGGCTGCTGCTCGACGCGCCCGACGGCGGGATGGTGCTGATCGACACGGGGTGGAACGACGCGCAGACGGTGGCGCTGCTCGACTGGGCCGAGCGGCGGCACCGGCGGCCGGTGCGGCGCGCGGTCATCACGCACGCGCACGAGGACCGGCTGGGCGGGCTGAGCGCGCTGCGCGTGCGCGGCGTGCCCGCGGTGTCGCTGGCGCTCACCGCGGCGCTCGCGCGCGCCGGCGGCGCGGCCCCGCCCGACAGCATCCCGGGTCTCGCCGCCGCGCCGCAGCGCGATCCGGCGGGCTTCGAGCTGCGCTTCCCGGGCGCGGGCCACGCGCCGGACAACATCGTGGTCTACGTGCCCGCGGCGCGGCTGCTGTTCGGCGGCTGCCTCGTGAAGCCCGACACCGCGACGACCGTCGGCAACATCGCGGACGCCGACGTCGCGAACTGGCCGCGCGCGGTGGCCGCCGTGCGCACCGCGTATCCCGACGCGCGCCTCGTCGTGCCGGGCCACGGCGCGGTGGGCGGCCCGTCGGCGCTGACGTGGACGGAGCGGCTGATCGCCGAGCAGGGGACGGCGGCGGCGGAGCGGCTGCGCAGACCGTAG
- a CDS encoding PAS domain-containing sensor histidine kinase: protein MTLRAAPAPVPAPVPDAALRAAFPGDSDMAARCRALDWSRTPLGPVEGWPHALRAAVRMALECPFPINLWCGDAMVLIYNDGYRRVLGAKHPEALGQPGAQVWAEIWEDIAPMFAAIRAGGPAYHFEDQRFVMARGDAEDEAWFTYALSPVRDESGAVVAFLNVVSETTARIRAEQATNEARTAAERAESRMREVFEQAPVAVCVLEGPSHVYGLVNPLYQRFLPGRELRGHAIRDALPELAGQGVFELLDTVYATGRPHVASEFPLLVDRDGDGTMHEAVFSFVYQPVRDATGAVSAIAVVATDVTELVQARRSADALRAQAEEANAAKSDFLAMMSHELRTPLNAIGGYAQLLELGVHGPILPAQRDALARIQSSQQHLLGLINAVLNYAKLEAGRVQYDLEPVRLADALREVEALMAGQAHAKGLELTPVDVAACATLTATADREKLRQVLLNLVSNAIKFTDPSGRVSMACAAADGMVRVSVRDTGRGIPPDRLDAIFEPFVQVGRSFATPDAGTGLGLAISRDLARGMGGDLTVESRVGVGSTFTITLREAT from the coding sequence ATGACCCTGCGCGCCGCCCCCGCTCCCGTCCCCGCCCCCGTCCCCGACGCCGCCCTGCGCGCCGCCTTTCCCGGCGACAGCGACATGGCCGCCCGCTGCCGCGCGCTCGACTGGTCGCGCACGCCGCTCGGGCCCGTGGAGGGCTGGCCGCACGCGCTGCGCGCGGCCGTCCGCATGGCGCTCGAGTGCCCGTTCCCGATCAACCTGTGGTGCGGCGACGCGATGGTCCTGATCTACAACGACGGCTACCGCCGGGTGCTCGGCGCCAAGCATCCGGAGGCGCTGGGGCAACCGGGCGCGCAGGTGTGGGCCGAGATCTGGGAGGACATCGCGCCGATGTTCGCGGCGATCCGGGCGGGCGGGCCCGCGTACCACTTCGAGGACCAGCGCTTCGTCATGGCGCGCGGCGACGCGGAGGACGAGGCGTGGTTCACCTACGCGCTGAGCCCCGTCCGCGACGAGTCGGGCGCGGTGGTCGCGTTCCTGAACGTGGTCTCGGAGACGACCGCGCGCATCCGCGCCGAGCAGGCGACCAACGAGGCGCGCACGGCGGCGGAGCGCGCGGAGTCGCGCATGCGGGAGGTGTTCGAGCAGGCGCCGGTGGCGGTGTGCGTGCTGGAGGGCCCGTCGCACGTCTACGGGCTCGTGAACCCGCTGTACCAGCGCTTCCTCCCCGGCCGCGAGCTCCGCGGCCACGCCATCCGCGACGCGCTCCCGGAGCTGGCGGGCCAGGGCGTGTTCGAGCTGCTCGACACGGTGTACGCGACGGGACGGCCGCACGTCGCGTCGGAGTTCCCGCTGCTGGTCGATCGCGACGGCGACGGCACGATGCACGAGGCGGTGTTCAGCTTCGTCTACCAGCCGGTGCGCGACGCGACGGGCGCGGTGAGCGCGATCGCGGTGGTGGCGACGGACGTCACGGAGCTGGTGCAGGCGCGGCGCAGCGCCGACGCGCTGCGCGCGCAGGCCGAGGAGGCGAACGCGGCGAAGAGCGACTTCCTGGCGATGATGTCGCACGAGCTGCGCACGCCGCTGAACGCGATCGGCGGCTACGCGCAGCTGCTGGAGCTGGGCGTGCACGGTCCCATCCTCCCCGCGCAGCGCGACGCGCTCGCCCGCATCCAGAGCAGCCAGCAGCACCTGCTGGGGCTCATCAACGCGGTGCTGAACTACGCGAAGCTGGAGGCGGGGCGCGTGCAGTACGACCTCGAGCCGGTGCGGCTGGCCGACGCGCTGCGCGAGGTGGAGGCGCTGATGGCGGGACAGGCGCACGCGAAGGGGCTCGAGCTGACTCCGGTCGACGTCGCGGCCTGCGCGACGCTGACGGCGACGGCCGACCGCGAGAAGCTGCGGCAGGTGCTGCTCAACCTCGTCTCGAACGCGATCAAGTTCACGGACCCGAGCGGCCGCGTGTCGATGGCGTGCGCCGCGGCCGACGGGATGGTGCGCGTGTCGGTGCGCGACACGGGCCGCGGCATCCCGCCGGACCGGCTCGACGCGATCTTCGAGCCCTTCGTGCAGGTGGGGCGCAGCTTCGCGACGCCGGACGCCGGCACGGGGCTCGGCCTCGCGATCAGCCGCGACCTCGCGCGCGGGATGGGTGGCGACCTGACCGTGGAGAGCCGCGTCGGCGTGGGGAGCACGTTCACGATCACGCTGCGGGAGGCGACCTGA
- a CDS encoding ATP-binding protein — protein sequence MAELMPQLVWSTTPDGYHDWFNARWYDYTGMPRPEAPGGEHEVPQGWSWKDYLHPDDVERTQAAWMRALATGDPYEIEYRFREAATGAYRWFLGRAMPMRDDEGRIVRWFGTCTDIDDAKQGELALGVLADAGVAMAAAPDADAALAALARVVVPRLADWCAIDLVDAAHPERPRGRRVAVAHVDPAKVALAHELAERYPPAESDAASGVPYVLRTGAPQLIPEIPEAMLAAGARDAEHLRLIRALGLSSAIVVPILGAGRTLGAISLVSAEGGRRFGPRDLAHAEELARHAAVALERAHLLAALDADRARLAEQARELAAQNEALQQQAVELEMQAAQLQEQAAELEAQAEDLQVSNAALSASEARFRSLFQSMTQGVMYQDAEGRITDANPAAERLLGLSLAQLTARTSADPTWRATDASGAPIAHDMLPSRRAMRTGEVVRGVRMSVYNATLGEPRWLSVDAVPERRDGEETPFRVYLLFSDVTEQVRSETMREQLATSERAAREQVTRVFEHAPVAISVTRGPTHVYELANATLRRLVGGRDLVGRTVREALGDVDPVLLDAQDRVFATGEPYLGTEIPMAFGRDAAGAERWFNLVHQPLRDATGAVSGVVTVATEVTDQVLARRAIERARESAEEANTAKSQFLRTVSHELRTPLNAISGYADLVLMELRGPVSEEQRADLERIKRASQHLLGLINDILSFAKLEAGQVELELGDVTLAHTLHEVEALVGPQLAAKSLRYDSEPCAPGLAVRADAERLRQILLNLLGNAIKFTPEGGRITVACDGDEARVAIRVRDTGVGIPPDALERIFDPFVQVGRDLRAPSDGVGLGLAISRDLARRMGGDLTASSVVGEGSTFTLLLPRAG from the coding sequence ATGGCAGAGCTGATGCCGCAGCTGGTCTGGTCGACGACGCCCGACGGCTACCACGACTGGTTCAACGCCCGCTGGTACGACTATACCGGCATGCCGCGCCCCGAGGCGCCGGGCGGGGAGCACGAGGTCCCGCAGGGGTGGAGCTGGAAGGACTACCTGCACCCCGACGACGTCGAGCGCACGCAGGCCGCATGGATGCGCGCGCTGGCGACCGGCGATCCGTACGAGATCGAGTACCGCTTCCGCGAGGCGGCCACCGGCGCGTATCGGTGGTTCCTCGGGCGCGCGATGCCGATGCGCGACGACGAGGGCCGCATCGTCCGCTGGTTCGGCACCTGCACCGACATCGACGACGCGAAGCAGGGCGAGCTCGCGCTCGGCGTGCTGGCGGATGCGGGCGTCGCGATGGCCGCCGCGCCCGACGCCGACGCGGCCCTCGCGGCGCTGGCGCGCGTCGTGGTGCCGCGCCTCGCCGACTGGTGCGCGATCGACCTCGTCGACGCCGCGCACCCGGAGCGTCCGCGCGGCCGGCGCGTGGCCGTCGCGCACGTCGATCCCGCGAAGGTCGCGCTCGCGCACGAGCTGGCGGAGCGCTATCCGCCCGCGGAGTCCGACGCCGCCAGCGGCGTGCCGTACGTGCTGCGCACCGGCGCGCCGCAGCTCATTCCCGAGATCCCCGAGGCGATGCTCGCCGCCGGCGCGCGCGACGCCGAGCATCTGCGGCTGATCCGCGCGCTCGGCCTGTCGTCGGCGATCGTCGTGCCGATCCTCGGCGCGGGGCGCACGCTGGGCGCGATCTCGCTCGTGTCGGCGGAGGGCGGCCGCCGCTTCGGCCCGCGCGACCTCGCGCACGCCGAGGAGCTGGCGCGCCACGCGGCGGTCGCGCTGGAGCGCGCGCACCTGCTCGCGGCGCTCGACGCGGATCGCGCGCGGCTGGCCGAGCAGGCGCGGGAGCTGGCGGCGCAGAACGAGGCGCTGCAGCAGCAGGCCGTCGAGCTCGAGATGCAGGCCGCGCAGCTGCAGGAGCAGGCCGCGGAGCTGGAGGCGCAGGCGGAGGACCTGCAGGTGTCGAACGCCGCGCTGAGCGCGAGCGAGGCGCGCTTCCGGTCGCTCTTCCAGAGCATGACGCAGGGCGTGATGTACCAGGACGCGGAGGGGCGCATCACCGACGCGAACCCCGCCGCCGAACGGCTGCTCGGCCTCTCGCTCGCGCAGCTCACGGCCCGCACGAGCGCCGACCCGACGTGGCGCGCGACCGACGCGAGCGGCGCGCCCATCGCGCACGACATGCTGCCGTCGCGCCGCGCGATGCGCACGGGCGAGGTCGTGCGCGGCGTGCGCATGTCGGTCTACAACGCGACGCTGGGCGAGCCGCGCTGGCTGTCGGTGGACGCGGTGCCCGAGCGGCGCGACGGCGAGGAGACGCCGTTCCGCGTCTACCTGCTGTTCAGCGACGTCACGGAGCAGGTGCGGAGCGAGACCATGCGCGAGCAGCTCGCCACCTCGGAGCGCGCGGCGCGCGAGCAGGTGACGCGCGTGTTCGAGCACGCGCCGGTCGCGATCAGCGTCACGCGCGGGCCGACGCACGTGTACGAGCTGGCCAACGCGACGCTGCGCCGGCTGGTCGGCGGCCGCGACCTCGTCGGCCGTACGGTGCGCGAGGCGCTCGGCGACGTGGATCCGGTGCTGCTCGACGCGCAGGACCGCGTGTTCGCCACCGGCGAGCCGTACCTCGGCACCGAGATCCCGATGGCGTTCGGGCGCGACGCGGCGGGCGCGGAGCGGTGGTTCAACCTCGTCCACCAGCCGCTGCGCGACGCGACGGGTGCGGTGAGCGGCGTCGTCACCGTCGCCACCGAGGTCACCGACCAGGTGCTGGCGCGCCGCGCGATCGAGCGCGCGCGCGAGAGCGCCGAGGAGGCGAACACCGCGAAGAGCCAGTTCCTGCGCACCGTGTCGCACGAGCTGCGCACGCCGCTGAACGCGATCTCCGGCTACGCGGACCTCGTGCTGATGGAGCTGCGCGGCCCCGTGAGCGAGGAGCAGCGTGCGGACCTGGAGCGCATCAAGCGCGCGAGCCAGCACCTGCTGGGCCTCATCAACGACATCCTGTCGTTCGCGAAGCTGGAGGCGGGGCAGGTGGAGCTGGAGCTCGGCGACGTCACGCTGGCGCACACGCTGCACGAGGTCGAGGCGCTGGTGGGCCCGCAGCTCGCGGCCAAGTCGCTGCGCTACGACTCCGAGCCGTGCGCGCCGGGGCTGGCGGTGCGCGCGGACGCGGAGCGGCTGCGGCAGATCCTGCTCAACCTGCTGGGCAACGCGATCAAGTTCACGCCCGAGGGCGGGCGCATCACGGTGGCGTGCGACGGCGACGAGGCGCGCGTGGCGATCCGTGTGCGCGACACCGGCGTGGGCATCCCACCCGACGCGCTGGAGCGCATCTTCGATCCGTTCGTGCAGGTGGGCCGCGACCTGCGCGCGCCGAGCGACGGCGTGGGGCTGGGGCTGGCGATCAGCCGCGACCTGGCGCGGCGCATGGGCGGCGACCTGACCGCGAGCAGCGTCGTGGGCGAGGGGTCGACGTTCACGCTGCTGCTGCCGCGCGCGGGGTGA
- a CDS encoding S9 family peptidase: MSPSRLSRRRVAGALLTLGASVATGAGAQPAAPAFTMAQLKGYPFPTELAAAATGSRIAWAFDEQGKRNVWVAEGPRFAARQLTRFTEDDGQELTSVALSSDGRWVVFVRGGEHSGNWDDLVPVNPTSSPAGAKLQLMVAPFDGSGAPRVVAEGGDEPSLSPDGQRVAFVKDRAVWVASLDGATPARKLITARGEASDPRWSPDGRQLAFVSGRGDHAFVGVWSGDSTPVRWVAPSTSRDGSPRWSPDGRRIAFVRRPGSGGAPDSILVARHQPWGIWTTDVATCLSSPTADQGCPARRLWQAPATLAGSPPSTHGGTNLHWTKAGRIAFASYEDNWPHLYSLPEDGLAAGQKPTLLTPGGYMVEHVSLAPDGRALLASANTGPNALDLDRRHVLYVPVGGGAARVLTPGTGIETQPVVTGDGRHVAYISATPQRPPLPTVQPIADGATAGQPQLLAADRIPSDFPAAKLVTPTQVVYDAPDGVKVHAQLFTPTTPAAAGEKRPAVIFVHGGPPRQMLLGWHYGDYYANTYAVNQYLASRGFVVLSVNYRLGIGYGYEFHRPSGTGAQGAGEYQDVVAAARWLRTRPDVDASRIGIWGGSYGGFLTAMALARNSDLFAAGVDVHGVHDWTTERARGMLDRNRFETPPDMQRALDVAWQSSPVASMATWKSPVLLIHGDDDRNVRFSQTVDLARRLTAAGVPFEELVIPDDTHHFMRHANLVRVNEAVTDYLERTIGPRRAAARTATRGGTQR, translated from the coding sequence ATGTCTCCCTCCCGCCTCTCCCGCCGGCGCGTCGCCGGCGCGCTGCTCACGCTCGGCGCCAGCGTGGCCACGGGCGCCGGCGCGCAGCCGGCCGCGCCAGCGTTCACGATGGCGCAGCTCAAGGGCTACCCGTTCCCGACCGAGCTCGCCGCCGCCGCGACCGGCAGCCGCATCGCCTGGGCGTTCGACGAGCAGGGGAAGCGCAACGTGTGGGTGGCCGAGGGGCCGCGCTTCGCGGCGCGCCAGCTCACGCGCTTCACGGAGGACGACGGCCAGGAGCTGACGAGCGTCGCGCTCTCGTCCGACGGGCGGTGGGTCGTGTTCGTGCGCGGCGGCGAGCACTCGGGCAACTGGGACGATCTCGTCCCCGTGAACCCGACCTCGAGCCCCGCGGGCGCGAAGCTGCAGCTGATGGTCGCGCCGTTCGATGGCAGCGGAGCTCCTCGCGTGGTGGCAGAGGGCGGCGACGAGCCGTCGCTCTCGCCCGACGGACAGCGGGTCGCGTTCGTGAAGGACCGCGCCGTGTGGGTCGCATCGCTCGACGGCGCGACGCCGGCGCGCAAGCTCATCACCGCGCGCGGCGAGGCGTCGGACCCGCGCTGGTCGCCCGACGGGCGGCAGCTCGCGTTCGTGTCGGGGCGCGGCGACCACGCGTTCGTGGGCGTGTGGAGCGGCGACTCGACGCCGGTGCGCTGGGTCGCGCCGTCCACGTCGCGCGACGGCTCGCCGCGCTGGTCGCCGGACGGCCGCCGCATCGCGTTCGTGCGGCGGCCCGGCAGCGGCGGCGCGCCCGACTCGATCCTCGTCGCGCGCCACCAGCCCTGGGGCATCTGGACCACCGACGTCGCGACGTGCCTGTCGTCCCCCACCGCCGACCAGGGCTGCCCAGCGCGCCGCCTCTGGCAGGCGCCCGCGACGCTCGCCGGCTCGCCGCCGTCGACGCACGGCGGCACCAACCTGCACTGGACGAAGGCCGGCCGCATCGCGTTCGCGTCGTACGAGGACAACTGGCCGCACCTCTACAGCCTGCCCGAGGACGGGCTGGCCGCGGGGCAGAAGCCGACGCTGCTGACGCCGGGCGGCTACATGGTGGAGCACGTGTCGCTCGCGCCCGACGGGCGCGCGCTGCTCGCCTCCGCGAACACGGGCCCGAACGCCCTCGACCTCGACCGGCGCCACGTGCTGTACGTGCCCGTGGGCGGCGGCGCGGCGCGCGTGCTGACGCCGGGCACCGGGATCGAGACGCAGCCTGTCGTCACCGGCGACGGCCGCCACGTCGCGTACATCAGCGCGACGCCGCAGCGGCCGCCGCTGCCGACCGTGCAGCCCATCGCCGACGGCGCGACGGCGGGACAGCCGCAGCTCCTCGCGGCGGACCGCATCCCGTCCGACTTCCCCGCGGCGAAGCTCGTGACGCCGACGCAGGTCGTCTACGACGCGCCCGACGGCGTGAAGGTGCACGCGCAGCTCTTCACGCCGACGACGCCGGCCGCCGCGGGAGAGAAGCGCCCCGCCGTCATCTTCGTCCACGGCGGCCCGCCGCGGCAGATGCTGCTCGGCTGGCACTACGGCGACTACTACGCGAACACGTACGCGGTCAACCAGTACCTCGCGAGCCGCGGCTTCGTCGTGCTGTCGGTGAACTACCGGCTGGGCATCGGCTACGGCTACGAGTTCCACCGGCCGAGCGGCACCGGCGCGCAGGGCGCGGGCGAGTACCAGGACGTGGTGGCGGCGGCGCGCTGGCTGCGCACGCGGCCCGACGTCGACGCGTCGCGCATCGGCATCTGGGGCGGCTCGTACGGCGGCTTCCTGACGGCGATGGCGCTCGCGCGCAACTCGGACCTGTTCGCCGCGGGCGTGGACGTGCACGGCGTGCACGACTGGACCACCGAGCGCGCGCGCGGGATGCTCGACCGCAACCGCTTCGAGACGCCGCCCGACATGCAGCGCGCGCTCGACGTCGCCTGGCAGTCGTCGCCGGTCGCGTCGATGGCGACGTGGAAGTCGCCGGTGCTGCTGATCCACGGCGACGACGACCGCAACGTGCGCTTCTCGCAGACGGTCGACCTCGCGCGGCGGCTGACGGCCGCGGGCGTGCCGTTCGAGGAGCTGGTGATCCCCGACGACACGCACCACTTCATGCGCCACGCGAACCTGGTGCGCGTGAACGAGGCGGTGACCGACTACCTGGAGCGCACGATCGGCCCGCGGCGCGCGGCGGCCCGTACCGCGACGCGCGGCGGCACGCAGCGCTGA
- a CDS encoding ABC transporter permease has protein sequence MPITAYATALRTGADALRANPVRALLATLGVVIGAAALVSVLAVGDGVERFARDMVSREGYDLVQVRPVTEDSVDGTMMPRADVRRFAVADVPALAGALGDGERVALVRRGITLADLGSPARRRVIAVTGVALSAPDTLGQGLLAGRRLTPAETRDGTAVAVVNEALARALLADSGRGPKGVSAALGDSVPLGGRWARVVGVTTSERESAIRPGALALTAPLAIVEPALVATRQGPAQEAMLVATARNAEAVEAMRGRVEKWLASRDAQWKRQWRVGAGARERLQQVRQGMLVFKLLMGSITGITLIVGGIGIMNVLLASVAERTREIGVRKAVGAKRRDILLQFLAESVTITAAGSAIGTALGLGAAYGVTAIMRAQTEARVYAATTAGTLLVSLGTAVLVGLAFGCYPALRAARLAPIEAIHTE, from the coding sequence ATGCCCATCACCGCCTACGCCACCGCCCTCCGCACCGGCGCCGACGCCCTCCGCGCCAACCCGGTCCGCGCCCTGCTCGCCACGCTCGGCGTCGTCATCGGGGCGGCGGCCCTCGTCTCGGTCCTCGCGGTCGGCGACGGCGTGGAGCGCTTCGCCCGCGACATGGTCAGCCGCGAGGGCTACGACCTGGTGCAGGTGCGCCCGGTGACCGAGGACAGCGTGGACGGCACGATGATGCCCCGCGCGGACGTGCGCCGCTTCGCCGTCGCCGACGTGCCCGCGCTCGCCGGCGCGCTGGGCGACGGCGAGCGGGTCGCGCTGGTCCGCCGCGGCATCACCCTCGCCGACCTCGGCTCCCCTGCCCGCCGTCGCGTCATCGCCGTCACGGGCGTCGCGCTCTCGGCCCCCGACACGCTCGGCCAGGGGCTGCTCGCCGGCCGTCGGCTGACGCCGGCCGAGACGCGTGACGGCACGGCGGTGGCCGTCGTGAACGAGGCGCTCGCCCGCGCGCTCCTCGCCGACTCGGGCCGTGGCCCGAAGGGCGTGTCCGCCGCGCTCGGCGACTCGGTGCCGCTGGGCGGCCGCTGGGCGCGCGTGGTGGGGGTGACCACGAGCGAGCGCGAGTCGGCGATCCGCCCGGGTGCCCTCGCGCTCACCGCGCCGCTCGCCATCGTCGAGCCGGCACTGGTCGCGACGCGTCAGGGTCCGGCGCAGGAGGCGATGCTGGTGGCGACCGCGCGCAACGCCGAGGCGGTCGAGGCGATGCGCGGCCGCGTGGAGAAGTGGCTGGCGTCGCGCGACGCGCAGTGGAAGCGGCAGTGGCGCGTCGGCGCCGGCGCGCGCGAGCGGCTGCAGCAGGTGCGGCAGGGGATGCTCGTGTTCAAGCTGCTCATGGGCTCGATCACCGGGATCACGCTGATCGTCGGCGGGATCGGCATCATGAACGTGCTGCTCGCGAGCGTGGCCGAGCGGACGCGCGAGATCGGCGTGCGCAAGGCGGTGGGCGCGAAGCGCCGCGACATCCTGCTGCAGTTCCTGGCGGAGTCGGTGACGATCACGGCGGCCGGCAGCGCGATCGGCACCGCGCTGGGGCTGGGCGCCGCGTACGGCGTGACCGCGATCATGCGCGCGCAGACGGAGGCCCGCGTCTACGCCGCGACCACCGCCGGCACGCTGCTCGTCTCGCTGGGCACCGCGGTGCTGGTGGGGCTCGCGTTCGGCTGCTACCCGGCGCTGCGCGCGGCGCGGCTGGCGCCGATCGAGGCGATCCACACCGAGTGA